Proteins found in one Lonchura striata isolate bLonStr1 chromosome 25, bLonStr1.mat, whole genome shotgun sequence genomic segment:
- the RPL27 gene encoding large ribosomal subunit protein eL27 produces the protein MGKFMKPGKVVLVLAGRYSGRKAVIVKNIDDGTSDRPYSHALVAGIDRYPRKVTAAMGKKKIAKRSKIKSFVKVYNYNHLMPTRYSVDIPLDKTVVNKDVFRDPALKRKARREAKVKFEERYKTGKNKWFFQKLRF, from the exons ATGGGGAAGTTCATGAAGCCGGGGAaggtggtgctggtgctggccGGCCGCTACTCGGGGCGCAAGGCCGTCATCGTGAAG AACATTGACGATGGCACCTCGGACCGGCCGTACAGCCATGCCTTGGTGGCCGGCATCGACCGCTACCCGCGTAAGGTGACTGCTGCCATGGGCAAGAAAAAGATCGCTAAAAGGTCCAAGATCAAGTCCTTCGTGAAGGTTTACAACTACAACCACCTGATGCCCACCCG GTATTCTGTGGATATTCCCCTGGACAAAACAGTGGTCAATAAGGACGTGTTCAGGGATCCTGCTCTGAAACGCAAAGCAAGACGTGAAGCCAAGGTGAAATTTGAGGAGAG GTACAAAACTGGCAAGAATAAGTGGTTCTTCCAGAAGCTGCGATTCTAA
- the IFI35 gene encoding interferon-induced 35 kDa protein, translating to MDSEEEFVRLQDDGSESPEQLRQEIERYKELYSVLEQDHAKLQMAKEAAEQRTQEMNKEELNNIFEQQLSLDGDEERAQQISAIKEENNKLKQEKEILNNKLEELKKRAFWNDPVMMLSALPEKKMIFKGLTANKEDMSKLMLNPLIYYPVPGGSALITFEEAEVAQRIIQKREHTVELSCGELEELDQCRMRVQAVPVDILLPSALEIRMTHSRRSILVSDLPDLDISKEALLDKLELFFSKTKNGGSEVESREFLENSRQVVLTFTQDGVAEPLIERGHIEMPIGKGKYKIKISPCMSGDISNLQLQPSRCPTTVLLLGIPDVLSEESMRDALEIHFQKASRGGGEVDALAYVPAGRTGVAEFVEDTG from the exons ATGGATTCGGAGGAG GAGTTCGTCCGGCTGCAGGACGACGGCTCGGAGAGCCCCGAGCAGCTCCGGCAGGAGATCGAGCGGTACAAG GAGCTTTACAGTGTTCTGGAGCAAGACCATGCAAAGCTACAAATGGccaaggaagctgcagagcaaAGGACACAAGAGATGAATAAAGAAGAacttaataatatttttgagcAACAATTGTCTTTAGATGGAGATGAAGAAAGAGCCCAGCAG ATTTCTGCAATAAAGGAGGAGAACAACAAACtgaagcaggagaaggagattCTGAATAATAAACTGGAAGAATTGAAGAAGAGGGCCTTTTGGAATGATCCTGTGATG ATGCTGTCTGCCTTGCCAGAAAagaagatgatctttaagggaCTCACAGCAAACAAGGAGGACATGAGCAAGCTGATGCTCAACCCCTTGATCTACTACCCTGTGCCAGGGGGCTCAGCTCTCATCACCTTTGAGGAGGCAGAGG TGGCCCAGAGGATCATACAGAAGAGGGAGCACACGGTGGAGCTGAGCTgtggggagctggaggagctcgACCAGTGCAGAATGCGAGTGCAGGCAGTGCCAGTGGACATCCTGCTGCCATCTGCCCTGGAG ATCAGGATGACTCACAGCAGGAGGAGCATCCTTGTGTCTGACTTGCCCGACCTGGACATTTCCAAGGAAGCACTGCTGGACAAGCTGGAGCTCTTCTTCAGCAAGACAAAGAATGGGGGCAGCGAGGTGGAGAGCAGGGAGTTCCTGGAGAACTCTCGCCAGGTGGTGCTGACCTTCACACAGGATGGAG TGGCAGAGCCGCTAATTGAAAGAGGACATATCGAGATGCCCATTGGGAAAGGGAAATACAAAATCAAAATATCACCGTGCATGAGTGGAGACATCTCTAACCTGCAG ctgcagccctcCCGCTGCCCCACGAccgtgctgctcctgggcatccCCGACGTGCTGAGTGAGGAGTCCATGAGAGACGCCCTGGAGATCCACTTCCAGAAGGCCAGCCGCGGCGGCGGGGAGGTGGATGCCCTCGCCTACGTCCCAGCGGGGCGGACAGGGGTGGCCGAGTTCGTGGAGGACACGGGCTAG